Part of the Bacillota bacterium genome is shown below.
ATGTCAATGCTGTTGTAGCCTTCTTGGCGGGGGTTGCTTCATTTGTCTCACCCTGTGTCTTGCCATTGATTCCTACCTACTTAGCCTACTTGGCCGGTGTTTCCCTGGCCGAACTCAGTCAGGCGGGAGAAGTGCAGTCTGGTACTCGAGTCAAGTTGGTCACAAACTCCTTGGCCTTTGTCCTGGGTTTTTCCCTCGTCTTTGTCCTGTTGGGGTTGTCGGCCAGCGCAGTAGGGCAATTTTTATTGCGAAATCAAGGGGTGCTGCGGAAAATCAGTGGTGTGGTGATTATTTTGCTGGGCCTGCACACCGCGGGGGTCATGCAAGTCCCGTTGCTGAACAGAGATAAGCGGCCCCAGGTTCGCCGTGTCAACTCCGGTCCGGGTGCCGCCTTCCTCTTTGGATTGGCCTTCTCTGCCGGGTGGACGCCCTGTATCGGACCGATTCTGGCTACAATTCTGATGCTGGCAGGTTCCACGGGAAGTGTGGGGCAGGGGGTAATGCTGCTAGCCCTGTACTCCCTGGGAT
Proteins encoded:
- a CDS encoding cytochrome c biogenesis protein CcdA → MPNADVNAVVAFLAGVASFVSPCVLPLIPTYLAYLAGVSLAELSQAGEVQSGTRVKLVTNSLAFVLGFSLVFVLLGLSASAVGQFLLRNQGVLRKISGVVIILLGLHTAGVMQVPLLNRDKRPQVRRVNSGPGAAFLFGLAFSAGWTPCIGPILATILMLAGSTGSVGQGVMLLALYSLGLAVPFLLSAVFFGSFLPLLRGLTRFLGRISFTAGLLLVLLGLMIYFNSFARLAGWLQWGL